A genomic region of Spea bombifrons isolate aSpeBom1 chromosome 9, aSpeBom1.2.pri, whole genome shotgun sequence contains the following coding sequences:
- the SSTR1 gene encoding somatostatin receptor type 1, which translates to MLASNNSEYTMGLLDNSPEYFGGNTSRNGTSTDSPGIAIFISFVYSLVCIIGLCGNSVVIYVILRYAKMKTATNIYILNLAIADELLMLSVPFLVTSTLLHHWPFGSLLCRLVLSLDAMNMFTSVYCLAVLSLDRYVAVVHPISAARYRRPSVAKMVNLGVWLFSILIILPIVVFSSTAPNRDGTVACNVLMPEPSQHWVVVFVLYTFLMGFLLPMAAICLCYILIITKMRVVALKAGWQQRRRSERKLTLMVTVVVTVFVVCWMPFYIVQLVGVFARKGDTTISQLSVALGYANSCANPFLYGFLSDNFKRSFQKVLCLSWMENATEEPVDYYATALKSRAYSAEDLQNGMTTTGSTYRNGTCSSRTH; encoded by the coding sequence ATGCTGGCAAGCAATAATTCAGAGTATACTATGGGACTGCTGGACAATTCACCGGAGTACTTTGGAGGTAATACATCTCGAAATGGTACTTCCACTGATTCACCTGGGATCGCcatctttatttcttttgtgtACTCTTTAGTTTGCATTATAGGGTTGTGTGGTAATTCAGTGGTGATATATGTTATCCTGAGATATGCCAAGATGAAGACTGCcaccaacatatatattttgaacTTGGCCATTGCAGATGAACTACTAATGTTAAGCGTCCCCTTCTTGGTGACCTCTACTCTTCTCCATCACTGGCCGTTTGGTTCGTTGTTGTGTAGACTAGTACTCAGCTTGGATGCCATGAACATGTTTACTAGCGTCTATTGCCTTGCTGTTCTCAGCTTGGACCGTTACGTGGCTGTGGTACATCCCATCAGTGCAGCCAGGTACAGACGACCAAGCGTGGCCAAGATGGTGAATCTCGGAGTATGGCTCTTTTCCATCCTCATCATTCTACCCATTGTAGTCTTTTCCAGTACTGCACCAAATCGCGATGGTACGGTGGCCTGTAACGTGCTCATGCCCGAACCCTCACAGCACTGGGTTGTCGTCTTTGTCCTTTACACGTTTTTGATGGGCTTTCTCCTGCCTATGGCCGCTATTTGCCTTTGCTATATCCTTATCATAACAAAGATGAGAGTTGTAGCCCTTAAGGCCGGCTGGCAGCAGAGACGTCGGTCTGAGCGTAAACTAACACTCATGGTGACTGTCGTCGTGACGGTTTTTGTGGTCTGCTGGATGCCCTTCTACATTGTACAGTTAGTGGGCGTTTTTGCAAGGAAGGGGGATACCACAATCAGCCAACTTTCAGTTGCACTTGGTTACGCCAATAGTTGTGCCAACCCCTTCTTGTATGGATTTCTTTCAGACAACTTTAAACGGTCTTTTCAGAAGGTCCTGTGCCTTAGCTGGATGGAGAACGCCACTGAAGAACCAGTGGACTATTACGCTACGGCTTTGAAAAGTAGAGCGTATAGTGCTGAGGATCTTCAGAATGGCATGACGACTACCGGCAGCACATACCGGAATGGGACCTGTAGTTCCAGAACTCACTGA